Proteins from a genomic interval of Pseudomonas sp. RC10:
- a CDS encoding PilZ domain-containing protein yields the protein MSVPLSPGPRNGILSLTIKDKSVLYAAYMPFIKNGGLFIPTSKSYKLGDEVFMLLNLMDEPEKIPVAGKVTWITPKGAQGNRAAGVGVQFNDGDNTARNMIENYLAGALKSDRPTHTM from the coding sequence ATGAGCGTCCCCCTGAGCCCGGGTCCACGTAACGGCATCCTGTCCCTGACCATCAAGGACAAGTCTGTCCTGTACGCCGCCTACATGCCGTTCATCAAGAATGGCGGCCTGTTCATCCCCACCAGCAAGAGCTACAAGCTGGGGGATGAGGTGTTCATGCTGCTCAACCTGATGGACGAGCCTGAAAAAATCCCGGTCGCGGGCAAGGTTACCTGGATCACGCCCAAAGGTGCCCAGGGCAACCGCGCGGCGGGCGTTGGCGTGCAGTTCAACGACGGCGACAACACCGCCCGCAACATGATCGAAAACTACTTGGCCGGTGCCCTCAAATCCGACCGTCCCACTCACACGATGTAA
- a CDS encoding TatD family hydrolase, which translates to MLVDSHCHLDRLDLTQHAGSLDNALEAARGRGVGHFLCIGVSADNASDVKALADRYDDVDCSVGIHPLDVKPGEAPALEWLLGELNHPRVVAIGETGLDYHYEPEAAELQQASFRLHLEAANRTGKPVIVHTRGARSDTLELLREAALAQAGVLHCFTEDWDMAKAALDLGFYISLSGIVTFRNADALRDVASKVPADRLLVETDSPYLAPIPYRGKPNLPQYVREVAEFLAMLRGESFERFAEQTTDNFKRLFPLARVKSA; encoded by the coding sequence ATGCTCGTAGATTCCCATTGTCACCTTGATCGTCTCGATCTCACCCAACACGCAGGCTCTCTCGATAATGCGCTGGAAGCGGCGCGCGGACGGGGTGTCGGGCATTTTCTGTGCATCGGTGTCAGCGCCGACAACGCCAGTGACGTCAAAGCCTTGGCTGATCGTTATGACGACGTGGACTGCTCGGTGGGCATTCACCCACTGGACGTTAAACCGGGCGAGGCCCCCGCGCTGGAGTGGCTGCTCGGCGAGTTGAATCACCCCCGGGTGGTGGCGATTGGCGAAACCGGCCTGGATTATCACTACGAGCCAGAAGCGGCCGAACTGCAGCAAGCGTCCTTCCGCTTGCACTTAGAGGCTGCGAACCGGACAGGCAAACCGGTGATCGTTCACACCCGTGGCGCTCGGTCTGACACGCTTGAATTGCTGCGTGAAGCCGCGTTGGCTCAGGCGGGCGTGCTGCATTGCTTCACCGAAGACTGGGACATGGCGAAGGCCGCGCTGGACCTGGGGTTCTACATTTCGCTGTCAGGCATCGTAACCTTCCGCAATGCCGATGCGCTGCGGGATGTGGCGAGCAAAGTCCCGGCCGATCGCCTGCTGGTGGAAACGGATTCGCCGTATCTGGCGCCGATTCCCTATCGCGGCAAGCCCAACCTGCCACAATACGTGCGCGAAGTGGCCGAGTTCCTGGCGATGCTCAGAGGGGAGAGCTTCGAGCGTTTCGCCGAGCAGACCACTGACAATTTCAAGCGCCTGTTCCCGCTGGCACGGGTGAAGTCGGCCTGA
- a CDS encoding TetR/AcrR family transcriptional regulator yields the protein MQKEPRKVREFRRREQEILDIALKLFLEQGEDSVTVEMIADAVGIGKGTIYKHFKSKAEIYLRLMLDYERDLNELLHSADVDKDKEALSRAYFEFRMRDPQRYRLFDRLEEKVVKGNQVPEMVEQLHKIRASNFERLTLLIKGRISEGKLEDVPPYFHYCAAWALVHGAVALYHSPFWSNVLEDQEGFFQFLMDIGVRMGNKRKRDPEIGHDPKPEVPGN from the coding sequence ATGCAGAAAGAACCTCGTAAAGTCCGTGAGTTTCGCCGCCGTGAGCAGGAAATTCTCGACATCGCGTTAAAGCTGTTTCTTGAACAGGGTGAAGACAGCGTTACCGTCGAGATGATCGCGGATGCCGTGGGTATCGGCAAAGGCACCATCTACAAGCATTTCAAATCGAAGGCGGAGATTTACCTGCGCCTGATGCTCGACTACGAGCGCGATTTGAACGAACTGCTGCACTCCGCCGACGTCGACAAGGACAAGGAAGCACTGTCCCGCGCGTATTTCGAATTTCGCATGCGTGATCCGCAGCGCTATCGCCTGTTCGACCGTCTGGAAGAGAAAGTGGTCAAGGGCAATCAAGTGCCTGAGATGGTCGAGCAGCTGCACAAGATCCGTGCCTCGAACTTCGAACGTTTGACGCTGTTGATCAAAGGCCGCATTTCCGAAGGCAAACTGGAAGACGTTCCGCCGTATTTCCACTACTGCGCCGCCTGGGCTTTGGTGCACGGCGCAGTGGCGCTGTATCACTCGCCGTTCTGGAGCAATGTGCTGGAAGATCAGGAAGGCTTCTTCCAGTTCCTGATGGACATTGGCGTGCGCATGGGCAACAAGCGCAAGCGTGACCCTGAAATCGGCCACGACCCCAAGCCGGAAGTCCCCGGCAACTGA
- a CDS encoding radical SAM protein, with protein MIVDRQGRRFRNLRISLTSACNYACTYCVPDGKRLVAARNELSAEAMIRGVEYLIEAAGIERLRITGGEPLVSPRFERFMSQVGRMGLADISLTTNAQLLSRKLPILLDAGIRRINVSLDTLDPSAFRAIARGGDLATVLEGMEQARAAGLQIKVNMVPLLDRNLDQVVPLLDYCLERGCELRFIELMRMGHLANDANGFHRQFVSLDRLLSLIGAHHEYQQADAPVDATAVRYRIPGKGYFGVIANESVPFCRTCSRLRLSSTGWLHGCLSSSNRHYVGDLLDKPRHQALPALQRLLVKALDDKQAVAFSGGATVMKIIGG; from the coding sequence ATGATCGTTGATCGCCAAGGCCGACGTTTCCGCAATTTGCGAATCAGTCTGACGTCTGCGTGCAATTATGCCTGCACCTACTGCGTGCCCGATGGCAAGCGATTGGTGGCTGCGCGCAATGAACTGTCTGCCGAGGCGATGATCCGGGGCGTGGAATACCTGATCGAAGCGGCGGGCATCGAGCGGTTGCGCATCACCGGGGGTGAGCCGCTGGTGAGTCCTCGCTTCGAGCGTTTCATGAGCCAGGTGGGGCGCATGGGGCTGGCCGACATCAGCCTGACCACTAATGCGCAGTTGCTGTCCCGCAAACTGCCGATCCTGCTGGATGCGGGCATCCGCCGGATCAACGTGTCCCTCGATACGCTAGATCCGTCAGCGTTCAGAGCCATTGCCCGTGGCGGCGATCTGGCCACCGTGCTGGAGGGCATGGAGCAGGCGAGGGCGGCCGGGCTGCAGATCAAGGTCAACATGGTCCCTTTGCTCGACCGTAATCTGGATCAGGTCGTCCCGCTGCTCGATTACTGCCTTGAGCGCGGCTGCGAGTTGCGCTTCATCGAACTGATGCGCATGGGGCATCTGGCGAACGACGCCAACGGTTTCCATCGGCAATTCGTCAGCCTGGACCGGCTGCTGTCGCTGATTGGCGCGCATCACGAATACCAGCAGGCCGACGCGCCTGTGGATGCGACCGCCGTGCGCTACCGGATTCCGGGCAAGGGGTATTTTGGCGTGATTGCCAACGAAAGCGTGCCGTTCTGTCGGACGTGTTCGCGCTTACGCCTCTCGTCGACGGGCTGGCTGCATGGCTGCTTGTCTTCCAGCAATCGGCACTACGTGGGTGATCTGCTGGACAAGCCGCGCCACCAGGCCCTGCCTGCGCTGCAACGTCTGTTGGTCAAGGCGCTGGATGACAAGCAGGCCGTGGCGTTTTCCGGTGGCGCGACGGTGATGAAGATTATTGGCGGCTGA
- a CDS encoding DUF4823 domain-containing protein has translation MRSLVLLLAVLALSGCMHVSDLAQGAHDELSDAGLLDHSSTRRINNFRLQPDSFIYIAQGAFAPPGGAYPRPNVVAEEAFNGFIEYFPMVRRARAPEGLDEAMNEARAAGAHYLLYTRFAKADDRIGNFDEWSDQEALDRLGIDSGVIQLMLIETNTRYLIDSARIHSRGGLLTLHDTKPEDLLGPPMEDYARSLLGVEAR, from the coding sequence ATGCGTAGTCTGGTTTTACTGCTGGCCGTCCTGGCCTTGAGTGGCTGCATGCACGTCAGCGATCTGGCACAGGGCGCCCATGACGAGCTCAGCGACGCGGGTCTGCTGGACCACAGCTCGACGCGGCGGATCAACAATTTCCGCCTGCAACCGGACTCCTTCATCTATATCGCTCAAGGTGCGTTTGCCCCGCCGGGTGGAGCGTACCCGCGCCCGAACGTCGTCGCCGAAGAGGCGTTCAACGGCTTCATCGAATACTTCCCGATGGTCCGCCGCGCTCGCGCACCTGAAGGGCTGGACGAGGCCATGAACGAAGCCCGTGCGGCAGGCGCGCATTATTTGCTCTACACCCGCTTCGCCAAGGCAGACGACCGTATCGGCAATTTTGACGAGTGGTCCGACCAGGAAGCCCTCGACCGTCTGGGCATCGACAGCGGCGTCATTCAACTGATGCTGATTGAAACCAACACCCGTTACCTGATCGACAGCGCCCGCATTCACAGCCGTGGCGGCCTGCTCACCCTGCACGACACCAAGCCCGAGGATTTGCTAGGCCCACCCATGGAGGATTACGCTCGCAGCTTATTGGGCGTCGAAGCCCGCTGA
- a CDS encoding DUF1285 domain-containing protein has product MSGPGKANDLLAQLPKTGKGLPPVHLWNPDFCGDIDMRIARDGTWFYLGTPIGRKPMVKLFSTIIRRDGDDYFLITPVEKVGITVDDAPFVAVLLEVEGEGESQILRFTTQVDEVIDASAEHPLRVSIDPVTQEPAPYVHVRSNLEALIHRNVFYQLVDLAVTRAIDGQRWLGVWSHGEFFTIGLEP; this is encoded by the coding sequence ATGAGTGGTCCGGGAAAAGCCAACGACCTGTTGGCGCAATTGCCCAAGACCGGCAAAGGCTTGCCACCTGTACACCTGTGGAACCCGGATTTTTGCGGTGATATCGACATGCGTATCGCCCGCGATGGCACGTGGTTTTATCTGGGAACGCCCATCGGCCGCAAGCCGATGGTGAAGCTGTTTTCCACCATTATCCGGCGAGACGGCGATGATTACTTTCTGATCACGCCCGTAGAGAAAGTCGGTATCACCGTTGACGATGCGCCCTTCGTGGCTGTCCTGCTGGAAGTGGAAGGCGAGGGCGAGTCACAGATCTTGCGTTTCACCACCCAGGTCGATGAAGTGATTGACGCCAGTGCCGAGCACCCGTTGCGGGTCAGCATCGACCCCGTCACTCAAGAACCTGCGCCTTATGTGCATGTGCGTAGCAATCTTGAGGCGCTGATCCATCGCAATGTCTTCTATCAACTGGTGGACTTGGCGGTTACCCGCGCCATTGACGGGCAGCGCTGGTTGGGTGTCTGGAGCCATGGCGAGTTCTTCACGATAGGCCTGGAGCCCTGA
- a CDS encoding aspartate-semialdehyde dehydrogenase, translated as MSQSFDIAVIGATGTVGETIVQILEERDFPVGDLHLLASVESAGSSVAYRGKNVRVREVDTFDFSKVNLVFFAAGPAVTRSYAPRATAAGCSVIDLSAGLSVDQAPNLIPEVNGALLSGLAEPFQVACPSPGATALAMVLGPLRDLLDIRRVNVTACMAVSSLGREGVTELARQTAELLNVRPLEPRVFDRQMAFNVLAQVGVPDAQGHVPLEKRMVDELRELLSLPLIKVGASCIQVPVFFGDSLSVSVQTASPFDLAAVGAALDAADGIDLVDAGDYPTPVGDAVGQDVVYVGRLRAGIDDACELSFWVTSDNVRKGAALNAVQVAELLIKELV; from the coding sequence ATGAGCCAGTCCTTTGATATCGCCGTGATCGGCGCCACCGGTACTGTCGGCGAAACCATCGTCCAGATTCTCGAAGAGCGTGACTTCCCTGTGGGCGATCTGCATCTGCTGGCCAGCGTCGAGTCGGCAGGCAGTTCGGTCGCGTATCGAGGCAAGAACGTGCGTGTACGCGAAGTCGACACGTTCGATTTCAGCAAAGTGAATCTTGTGTTTTTTGCGGCGGGCCCTGCGGTGACTCGCAGTTATGCTCCCCGGGCGACGGCGGCGGGTTGTTCGGTGATCGACCTGTCGGCCGGCCTGTCCGTCGATCAAGCACCGAATCTCATTCCCGAGGTGAACGGGGCGTTGCTGAGCGGGCTGGCCGAACCCTTTCAAGTGGCGTGTCCAAGCCCCGGCGCAACAGCGCTGGCGATGGTGCTCGGGCCGTTGCGGGACCTCCTGGACATCCGTCGCGTGAACGTGACGGCCTGCATGGCAGTGTCCAGTCTGGGGCGGGAAGGGGTGACCGAACTGGCCCGACAGACCGCCGAGCTGCTCAATGTGCGCCCGCTGGAACCCCGCGTGTTTGACCGGCAAATGGCGTTCAACGTCCTCGCTCAGGTCGGCGTGCCGGATGCGCAAGGCCACGTCCCGCTGGAAAAACGTATGGTCGACGAGTTGCGTGAGCTGCTGTCGCTGCCTTTAATCAAGGTCGGCGCGAGCTGCATTCAAGTGCCAGTATTTTTTGGCGACAGCCTGAGTGTGTCGGTGCAGACCGCTTCCCCGTTCGATCTGGCTGCGGTCGGGGCTGCGCTGGATGCTGCGGACGGAATCGATCTCGTGGATGCGGGCGATTACCCGACGCCAGTGGGCGATGCGGTGGGACAGGACGTTGTCTATGTAGGACGTTTGCGGGCCGGTATCGACGATGCGTGCGAGTTGAGCTTCTGGGTTACATCCGACAATGTGCGCAAGGGGGCAGCGCTGAACGCTGTGCAGGTCGCTGAATTGTTGATAAAAGAGCTTGTGTAA
- a CDS encoding FimV/HubP family polar landmark protein, with product MVQVRKLVLAIAAASALSSGMAQALGLGGLTVKSSLNQPLLAEIELTQVQDLTSAQVVPSLASSAEFAQAGVGKTAVLDDLTFTPVVTPGGKSVLRITSSKPIRDPYVKFLVQVLWPNGRALREYSLLLDPPKVSPQAAAAATAQLPSTAPATAPAQAPVAQTPPAPAPAPTPAAPPEPKYTQYTTANNDTLWEIAERVRNGGTVQQTMLAIQALNPDAFIAGNINRLKKGQVLRLPSPQEATATPQPRAVAEVAEQNRAWREGRRLPTGARQVDATRRDRAGAAPAQIDAKDNLSLVSGNKPGAKGAAGDAELSNKLAVTQENLDSTRRDNAELKSRMGDLQSQVDKLQRLIELKNDQLAKMQAAGAAVPPPPASDANGTVSPNSVTNPNNAANPAMPAQIVPPPAAPDSAGKPPNEIAPEDALPVEGAKVTGATPDQPLVVPPDAVNPDNQSSLDKILASPMLMGLIGGAAILVLLLLVLLLVRRRNAILEAERHRQMARALAEESDFASDMNMPESSFEGLEVPPPAVKPAPLSAVIIEPTRERPADVLVQAEIHIAYGRTNQAAALLEEAIKEEPQRSELRLKLMEIYAQQDNQAGFVAQERQLVATGKNHAEVEHLKTRYPAMAAAAAAAAGVAAAAALAAEMDARYVEDLLTDKAEPEPAPEPTPAPVVEPPDDFDTAFDLSLDDLEAASPTEVKDYSAAHADNGLDDLDLDAPFGGAAADDLDFDAILREQTEAKAAEPDDLADFDLNLSEDQPALKAEDDYLLGLDNELSDLPPFEDTADLGASKPGQDDELELPADFDLSLADEIETDQASEAFDSEIDDVNAELERLSSSLEQPPIAKPFDDAPTFTEDDALLADDEPEFDFLSGTDEAATKLDLARAYIEMGDADGARDILDEVVAEGDDGQKTEAREMLSRLV from the coding sequence ATGGTTCAGGTTCGTAAACTGGTTTTAGCAATCGCTGCAGCCTCGGCGTTGTCATCCGGAATGGCGCAGGCGCTGGGCCTGGGTGGTTTGACCGTGAAGTCGAGCCTGAACCAGCCACTGCTTGCCGAGATCGAACTCACGCAAGTGCAGGACCTTACTTCCGCGCAGGTGGTGCCCAGTCTGGCCAGCTCTGCCGAGTTCGCCCAGGCGGGGGTCGGTAAAACCGCAGTGCTTGATGACCTGACGTTCACCCCCGTCGTGACGCCGGGCGGCAAAAGCGTTCTGCGCATCACGTCCAGCAAGCCCATCCGCGACCCTTATGTGAAATTCCTGGTGCAAGTGCTCTGGCCGAATGGCCGGGCGCTGCGCGAGTACAGTTTGTTGCTCGATCCGCCGAAGGTCTCCCCGCAAGCGGCGGCCGCAGCCACAGCCCAGCTGCCTTCTACTGCTCCGGCGACGGCTCCCGCTCAAGCCCCCGTTGCCCAGACGCCGCCTGCACCGGCGCCAGCGCCGACCCCGGCAGCGCCCCCAGAACCGAAATACACCCAATACACCACCGCCAACAACGACACGTTGTGGGAGATCGCCGAGCGCGTGCGCAATGGCGGCACCGTTCAACAGACCATGCTGGCGATTCAGGCGTTGAACCCCGATGCGTTCATCGCCGGTAACATCAACCGGCTGAAGAAAGGTCAGGTCTTGCGCCTGCCGTCGCCGCAGGAAGCCACCGCGACGCCGCAACCGCGTGCCGTGGCCGAAGTCGCGGAACAGAACCGCGCCTGGCGCGAAGGCCGTCGTTTACCGACTGGCGCCCGCCAGGTGGATGCGACCCGTCGCGACCGCGCCGGTGCAGCCCCTGCGCAGATCGACGCCAAGGACAACCTCAGCCTGGTCTCGGGCAACAAACCGGGCGCCAAAGGGGCGGCAGGCGACGCCGAACTGAGCAATAAACTCGCGGTGACCCAAGAGAATCTGGACAGCACCCGTCGCGACAACGCCGAGCTGAAAAGCCGGATGGGTGATCTGCAAAGCCAGGTCGACAAGCTTCAGCGCTTGATCGAACTGAAAAACGATCAACTGGCCAAGATGCAGGCGGCGGGTGCTGCGGTGCCTCCGCCGCCGGCCAGCGATGCCAATGGCACCGTCAGCCCGAACAGCGTGACCAATCCGAACAACGCCGCGAACCCGGCCATGCCTGCGCAGATCGTGCCGCCACCGGCTGCTCCGGATTCTGCTGGCAAGCCGCCGAATGAAATCGCGCCGGAAGACGCGCTGCCGGTCGAAGGTGCCAAGGTCACTGGCGCGACGCCCGATCAGCCGTTGGTTGTGCCACCCGATGCCGTCAATCCCGACAACCAGAGTTCGCTGGACAAGATCCTCGCCAGCCCGATGCTGATGGGCTTGATCGGTGGTGCTGCCATTCTGGTCTTGTTGCTGCTGGTCCTGCTGCTGGTGCGTCGTCGTAACGCCATCCTTGAGGCTGAAAGACACCGTCAAATGGCGCGTGCGCTGGCCGAAGAGTCTGACTTCGCATCCGACATGAACATGCCTGAAAGCAGTTTTGAGGGGCTGGAGGTGCCTCCGCCTGCGGTAAAGCCGGCACCTCTGTCGGCCGTCATCATCGAGCCGACCCGTGAGCGCCCGGCCGATGTGCTGGTCCAGGCGGAAATTCACATCGCTTATGGCCGTACGAACCAGGCCGCCGCACTGCTGGAAGAGGCGATAAAAGAAGAGCCCCAGCGCAGCGAACTGCGTCTTAAACTGATGGAAATCTACGCCCAGCAGGACAACCAGGCCGGTTTCGTCGCTCAAGAGCGGCAGCTGGTGGCCACGGGAAAGAACCACGCTGAAGTCGAGCATCTCAAAACCCGTTATCCCGCCATGGCAGCAGCTGCCGCGGCGGCCGCAGGCGTTGCAGCAGCGGCGGCTTTGGCAGCGGAAATGGACGCCAGGTACGTTGAGGATTTGCTGACCGATAAGGCGGAGCCTGAACCTGCGCCTGAGCCCACTCCGGCACCTGTCGTCGAGCCGCCCGACGATTTCGACACGGCGTTCGACCTCAGTCTGGACGATCTGGAGGCCGCTTCTCCGACCGAAGTAAAAGATTACAGCGCGGCTCATGCCGATAACGGGCTTGATGATCTGGACCTGGACGCACCGTTTGGTGGGGCGGCAGCGGACGATCTGGATTTCGACGCGATCCTGCGCGAACAGACTGAAGCGAAAGCGGCAGAACCGGATGACCTGGCGGATTTTGACCTTAACCTGTCGGAAGACCAACCCGCCCTCAAAGCCGAAGATGATTATCTGTTGGGTCTCGACAACGAACTGAGCGACTTGCCGCCGTTCGAGGACACCGCCGATCTGGGCGCCAGCAAGCCGGGCCAAGATGACGAGCTCGAATTACCCGCCGACTTCGACCTGTCGCTGGCGGACGAGATCGAAACCGATCAGGCTTCTGAAGCGTTTGACTCCGAGATCGATGACGTCAACGCCGAACTTGAGCGCCTTTCCAGCAGCCTCGAACAGCCGCCAATCGCCAAGCCGTTCGACGATGCGCCGACCTTTACCGAGGATGACGCGTTGCTGGCGGACGACGAGCCGGAGTTCGACTTCCTGTCAGGCACCGATGAAGCGGCGACCAAGCTGGACCTGGCCCGCGCCTACATCGAAATGGGCGACGCTGATGGCGCCCGTGACATCCTCGATGAAGTCGTGGCTGAAGGTGACGACGGCCAGAAGACCGAAGCTCGCGAGATGCTGTCGCGATTAGTCTGA
- the truA gene encoding tRNA pseudouridine(38-40) synthase TruA, which produces MAGEGFSRIALGVEYKGSRYSGWQRQSTGVLTVQETLENALSKVADSPVSLMCAGRTDAGVHACGQVVHFDTQAVRTMKAWTMGANINLPHDISVTWAKEMPAHFHARFKAIARRYRYVIYNDQIRPAHLGQEITWNHRPLDVERMALAAEYLVGTHDFSAFRAGQCQAKSPIKQLHHLRVTRHGKMIVIDIRANAFLHHMVRNIAGVLMTIGAGERPIEWAKEVLESRIRRTGGVTAHPFGLYLVQVEYRDEFPLPERYIGPHFLTGFSELGG; this is translated from the coding sequence ATGGCCGGCGAAGGTTTCTCCAGAATCGCACTGGGCGTGGAATACAAAGGTTCGCGCTACAGCGGCTGGCAGCGCCAGTCCACAGGCGTGCTGACCGTTCAGGAAACCCTGGAAAACGCCTTGTCGAAAGTCGCTGATTCGCCAGTTTCCCTGATGTGCGCCGGACGTACCGACGCCGGAGTTCACGCCTGTGGTCAGGTTGTGCACTTCGACACCCAGGCGGTGCGCACGATGAAAGCCTGGACCATGGGCGCGAATATCAACCTGCCTCACGACATCAGCGTGACGTGGGCCAAGGAAATGCCTGCGCACTTTCACGCGCGCTTCAAAGCCATCGCCCGACGCTATCGCTACGTGATCTACAACGACCAGATTCGCCCCGCGCATCTGGGCCAGGAAATCACCTGGAACCACCGTCCGCTGGACGTCGAGCGCATGGCGCTGGCAGCGGAATACCTCGTGGGTACCCACGATTTCAGCGCGTTTCGTGCCGGCCAATGTCAGGCCAAATCACCGATCAAGCAGCTCCACCACCTGCGCGTCACGCGTCACGGCAAGATGATTGTCATCGACATTCGAGCCAACGCGTTTTTGCACCACATGGTGCGCAATATCGCGGGCGTGCTGATGACCATCGGGGCAGGGGAGCGGCCCATCGAGTGGGCGAAGGAAGTGCTGGAGAGTCGCATTCGGCGTACGGGCGGCGTCACGGCGCACCCATTCGGCCTCTATCTGGTTCAGGTCGAATACCGCGATGAGTTCCCGTTGCCGGAACGCTACATCGGGCCGCACTTTCTTACAGGGTTCTCGGAACTTGGCGGCTGA
- a CDS encoding phosphoribosylanthranilate isomerase — translation MSAVRSKICGITCIEDALAAVDAGADAIGFVFYPKSPRAVTAEQAQAIIAQLPPFVSTVGLVVNAERQALKALLDIVPLDLIQFHGDETPEQCEGYHRPWIKALRVQAGDDIAASCALYDKASGILLDTFVAGVPGGTGETFDWALIPKQLSKPIILAGGLTSANVSQAIAQVRPYAVDVSGGVEKSKGLKDHDKIRAFMSAVHGA, via the coding sequence ATGTCAGCCGTTCGCAGCAAGATCTGCGGGATTACCTGCATAGAAGATGCGCTGGCCGCTGTCGATGCGGGAGCCGATGCCATCGGCTTCGTGTTCTACCCCAAGAGTCCACGGGCCGTCACGGCCGAGCAGGCGCAGGCGATCATCGCCCAATTGCCACCCTTCGTGAGTACCGTCGGGCTGGTCGTCAATGCCGAACGCCAGGCGCTCAAGGCCTTGCTCGATATCGTGCCCCTGGACCTCATTCAATTTCACGGCGATGAAACCCCCGAACAATGTGAGGGCTACCACCGTCCCTGGATCAAGGCCCTGCGGGTCCAGGCTGGCGACGACATCGCCGCCAGTTGCGCGCTGTACGACAAGGCGAGCGGTATCCTCCTCGACACGTTTGTGGCTGGCGTGCCGGGTGGCACGGGCGAAACTTTCGACTGGGCATTGATTCCAAAACAGTTGAGCAAACCGATCATCCTGGCGGGTGGATTGACGTCGGCCAACGTGTCGCAGGCGATTGCTCAGGTTCGTCCCTATGCCGTGGACGTCAGTGGCGGGGTTGAGAAGTCCAAGGGGCTCAAGGATCACGACAAGATCCGGGCCTTCATGAGTGCGGTCCACGGGGCCTGA
- the accD gene encoding acetyl-CoA carboxylase, carboxyltransferase subunit beta: MSNWLVDKLIPSIMRSEVKKSSVPEGLWHKCPSCEAVLYRPELEKTLDVCPKCNHHMRIDARARLNIFLDVEGRQEIGADLEPVDRLKFRDSKKYKDRLTAAQKQTGEKDALISMSGTLLGMPVVCSAFEFSFMGGSMGAIVGERFVQAANYALEKRCPMICFAASGGARMQEALISLMQMAKTSAVLARLREEGLPFISVLTDPVYGGVSASLAMLGDVIVAEPKALIGFAGPRVIEQTVREKLPEGFQRSEFLLDHGAIDMIVHRQELRQRLGNLLAQMMGLPTPKFVAPKLEPIVVPPAPANI, from the coding sequence ATGAGCAACTGGTTGGTAGACAAACTGATCCCTTCGATCATGCGTTCCGAGGTCAAGAAAAGCTCGGTACCTGAGGGCCTCTGGCACAAGTGTCCGTCTTGCGAGGCGGTGCTTTACCGTCCAGAGCTGGAAAAGACCCTTGACGTCTGTCCGAAGTGCAACCACCACATGCGTATCGACGCCCGCGCGCGCCTGAACATCTTCCTCGACGTCGAAGGCCGTCAGGAGATCGGTGCCGACCTGGAGCCGGTCGACCGCCTGAAGTTTCGCGACAGCAAGAAGTACAAAGACCGCCTGACCGCTGCACAAAAGCAGACCGGTGAAAAAGACGCGCTGATTTCCATGAGCGGCACCCTGTTGGGCATGCCGGTCGTGTGCAGTGCCTTCGAATTCTCATTCATGGGTGGCTCCATGGGCGCCATCGTCGGTGAGCGCTTCGTGCAGGCCGCCAACTACGCGCTGGAAAAACGCTGCCCGATGATCTGCTTCGCGGCGTCCGGTGGCGCCCGCATGCAGGAAGCGCTGATCTCCCTGATGCAGATGGCCAAGACCTCTGCTGTGCTGGCCCGTCTGCGCGAAGAAGGCTTGCCGTTCATTTCCGTGCTGACCGATCCGGTCTACGGCGGCGTTTCCGCTAGTCTGGCGATGCTGGGCGACGTGATCGTGGCCGAGCCGAAAGCCCTGATCGGTTTTGCCGGTCCACGCGTCATTGAGCAGACCGTGCGTGAAAAACTGCCGGAAGGCTTCCAGCGCAGCGAATTCCTTCTGGATCACGGTGCGATCGACATGATCGTTCACCGTCAGGAGCTGCGTCAGCGTCTGGGTAACTTGCTGGCGCAAATGATGGGTTTGCCGACGCCTAAATTCGTGGCGCCGAAACTTGAGCCGATCGTGGTGCCCCCTGCACCGGCCAACATATGA